In Campylobacter concisus, a genomic segment contains:
- a CDS encoding PilZ domain-containing protein, with product MDFKGRQELVINCEDSILKLRDKFIDDGIKFCRQLTFIVPYDQVKICLENIFDTLLIQKPNATQLQDDLNNLIPKSNARDELINFLLLNLTLNFSHSCDNSTFVGYFVNAVSRIKEILCGAKDQQETNVKDMIETGTFFYEDPINTFTRMKKAKVRPELLNLYDGLNIKYEAEILEVKEDSVVFRVDMMQILAMKQDGKGFILPNSFFSKPLCADIVNYNIVNKGVTLSNFLRNTTMYAYKRKFQRILPNRFTKTIIKGKQDKIEGSLYDVSEGGISVLSPQTTNFQDGEELEATFEILIAPDKVKNVTLKLRLVTELSYKGYIRYCMKLIDDDETIKDFTQKRIKETLDELRSRINLYE from the coding sequence ATGGATTTTAAAGGCAGGCAAGAGCTTGTAATAAATTGCGAAGATAGCATACTTAAATTAAGAGATAAATTTATCGATGACGGTATCAAATTTTGTAGACAGCTAACATTTATCGTGCCGTACGATCAGGTAAAAATTTGTCTTGAAAACATCTTTGATACACTGCTTATTCAAAAGCCAAATGCTACGCAGCTACAAGATGATTTAAATAATCTAATACCAAAATCAAATGCAAGAGATGAATTAATAAATTTCCTACTTTTAAATTTGACCTTAAATTTTAGTCACTCTTGTGACAATAGCACTTTCGTAGGTTATTTCGTAAATGCCGTTTCAAGAATCAAAGAAATTTTATGTGGTGCCAAAGATCAGCAAGAAACAAATGTAAAAGATATGATTGAGACCGGAACATTTTTTTATGAAGATCCAATCAATACATTCACTCGCATGAAAAAAGCCAAGGTAAGGCCTGAGCTTTTAAATTTATACGATGGGCTTAATATAAAGTACGAAGCTGAAATTTTAGAAGTTAAGGAAGATAGTGTCGTTTTTCGCGTGGATATGATGCAAATTTTAGCCATGAAGCAAGACGGCAAAGGTTTTATTTTGCCAAATAGCTTTTTCTCAAAGCCATTATGTGCTGATATTGTTAATTACAATATAGTCAATAAAGGTGTCACTCTTTCAAATTTCTTACGAAATACAACGATGTACGCATATAAAAGAAAATTCCAACGTATCTTGCCAAATCGTTTCACCAAAACTATTATCAAAGGCAAGCAAGACAAGATCGAAGGTAGCCTTTATGATGTTTCTGAGGGTGGCATAAGCGTATTAAGCCCGCAAACTACAAATTTTCAAGATGGAGAAGAGCTAGAAGCGACCTTTGAAATCTTAATCGCGCCAGATAAAGTAAAAAACGTGACTTTAAAACTAAGACTTGTTACAGAGCTGTCATATAAAGGCTACATAAGATACTGCATGAAGCTTATTGATGATGATGAAACGATAAAAGATTTTACGCAAAAGCGCATAAAAGAGACACTTGACGAGCTTCGCTCACGTATAAATTTATACGAATAA
- the hsrA gene encoding homeostatic response regulator transcription factor HsrA translates to MRILIVEDEVTLNKTIAEGLQEFGYQTDSSENFKDAEYYIGIRNYDLVLTDWMLQDGDGVDLINIIKHKSPRTSVVVLSAKDDKESEIKALRAGADDYIKKPFDFDILVARLEARLRFGGTNIIKIDELIINPDEEKITYLGRDIELKGKPFEVLTHLARHSDQIVSKEQLLDAIWEEPELVTPNVIEVAINQIRQKMDKPLNISTIETVRRRGYRFCFPKKA, encoded by the coding sequence ATGCGTATTTTAATAGTTGAAGATGAAGTGACGCTAAATAAGACGATTGCTGAGGGCTTGCAGGAGTTTGGCTATCAAACTGATAGCTCTGAAAATTTTAAAGATGCTGAGTACTATATAGGTATCAGAAATTACGATCTAGTTTTGACCGATTGGATGCTTCAAGATGGCGATGGCGTAGATCTTATAAACATCATCAAACACAAATCTCCACGCACTTCAGTTGTAGTTCTTTCTGCAAAAGATGACAAAGAAAGCGAAATAAAAGCACTTAGAGCTGGTGCTGATGACTATATCAAAAAACCATTTGATTTTGACATCTTAGTAGCTAGACTTGAAGCAAGACTACGCTTTGGCGGCACAAATATTATAAAAATTGATGAGCTCATCATCAATCCAGATGAAGAGAAAATCACATATTTAGGTCGTGACATTGAGCTTAAGGGTAAACCTTTTGAAGTCCTAACTCACCTTGCAAGACACTCAGATCAGATCGTATCTAAAGAGCAACTGCTTGATGCTATCTGGGAAGAGCCAGAACTTGTAACTCCAAACGTCATTGAAGTCGCTATCAACCAAATCCGCCAAAAAATGGACAAACCACTAAACATTTCAACAATTGAAACTGTTAGAAGACGCGGATATAGATTTTGTTTTCCCAAAAAAGCCTAA
- the plsY gene encoding glycerol-3-phosphate 1-O-acyltransferase PlsY: protein MQNLILYAISYLLGSIPSGLILAKIFGHVDIKNEGSKSIGATNVLRVLKQKDPKLAKKLAILTIVCDVLKGVLPLIVASYLGASQSVLWTMAVLSVVGHCFSIFLGFQGGKGVATGAGVIAFFLPVEIIIALAVWFVVGKFLKISSLASLCALIALIVSSFIIHPDLDEIYTHAPILIIAFLVVYKHIPNIVRLLSGKEKKVV, encoded by the coding sequence ATGCAAAATTTAATACTTTATGCCATTAGTTATCTACTTGGAAGCATTCCGTCTGGCCTCATTCTTGCAAAAATTTTTGGGCATGTTGATATAAAAAATGAAGGTAGCAAGAGCATCGGTGCGACAAATGTTTTAAGAGTTTTAAAACAAAAAGATCCAAAATTAGCCAAAAAACTAGCCATTTTAACGATAGTTTGTGATGTTTTAAAAGGAGTTTTGCCACTTATTGTCGCTTCATATTTGGGAGCTAGTCAAAGCGTGCTTTGGACGATGGCGGTTTTAAGCGTGGTCGGACATTGCTTTTCAATATTCTTAGGATTTCAAGGCGGCAAAGGAGTCGCAACTGGAGCTGGAGTGATCGCATTTTTCTTACCAGTTGAGATCATTATTGCTCTAGCTGTTTGGTTTGTGGTCGGAAAATTTTTAAAAATTAGCTCTCTTGCTTCACTTTGTGCGTTGATAGCTCTGATCGTATCAAGCTTTATAATCCACCCAGATTTAGATGAAATTTATACACACGCTCCGATACTAATCATCGCATTTTTAGTAGTTTATAAACACATACCAAATATCGTTCGCCTGCTTTCAGGCAAGGAGAAAAAAGTCGTATGA
- a CDS encoding ATP-binding protein codes for MKTIQENLKLFYIGLKDKEPFFYKNKDLTTHAAIIGMTGSGKTGLGITLLEEACIDNIPSIIIDPKGDITNLALTFPQMRPEDFLPYIDEAEATNKGQSVEEFATSQAELWKNGIESSFQDLERVKILKESANFNIYTPKSSAGIGVALLSDFACPNITDEEIFSNYINSLAASVLSLIGINSEDMSSKEQLLISTIFETKFKEQKDVSIEELINFIANPPFKKIGIFDVDTFYPSSERLKLAMKINALIASPSFKGWTQGVRLEISKMLFDENGKAKCNIFTISHLNEAERMFFVTLLLNEIIAWMRGTEGTSSLRAILYMDEIFGFFPPNANPPSKTPMLTLLKQARAFGLGCVLSTQNPVDLDYKGLSNIGTWFIGRLQTAQDKARVIDGLSGIAGSSLDKASLENLISNLAKRNFLLKNINEDGLNVISTRWALSYLKGPLSREQISNLMKDKKENLSTQSVDKSEMKFSIKPIISNEITQLYTNSKTLTPNLLASAKVRIYDAKKDIDSVYEVSYLYELNENDNEPNWSEASQNLHIDASLDEPSDASFAAVPNFILKAKNFDNIQKDFKEYLYRNFKFNTFEALGIYSKNNETKEQFYIRLQDKCNEISEEQTAKLTAKFEKERKSLQDKLNKALAKLDKEQKEMTTTGLDAVINIGASILGAIFGNKLLSRQNAGKIASSARSANRVLKERNDVKLSEQSVNDINLAISELEEKFEKESNELKEANDIKNITINEIQISPKKSDIYDEKVVFLWR; via the coding sequence GTGAAAACAATACAAGAAAATTTAAAACTTTTTTATATCGGACTAAAAGACAAAGAGCCATTTTTTTATAAAAATAAGGATCTAACCACCCACGCAGCTATCATAGGTATGACAGGTAGCGGTAAAACAGGCCTTGGTATCACGCTTTTAGAAGAGGCATGCATAGACAATATCCCTTCTATCATCATCGATCCAAAGGGCGACATCACAAATTTAGCTCTAACCTTTCCGCAGATGAGGCCGGAGGATTTTTTACCATACATAGATGAAGCAGAAGCAACCAACAAAGGTCAAAGCGTAGAGGAATTTGCCACCTCTCAAGCCGAGCTTTGGAAAAACGGCATAGAGTCGAGCTTTCAAGATCTTGAGCGAGTAAAAATTTTAAAAGAAAGCGCAAACTTTAACATCTACACACCAAAAAGCTCAGCTGGTATAGGCGTGGCGCTACTTAGTGATTTTGCCTGCCCAAATATTACTGATGAAGAAATTTTTAGCAACTATATAAATTCGCTTGCAGCCTCGGTATTATCTCTTATTGGTATAAATTCTGAGGACATGAGCTCAAAAGAACAGCTTCTCATCTCAACCATATTCGAGACTAAATTTAAAGAGCAAAAAGATGTTAGCATCGAAGAGCTTATTAATTTCATAGCAAATCCGCCGTTTAAAAAGATAGGCATTTTTGACGTGGATACCTTCTATCCAAGCAGTGAGCGCCTAAAGCTTGCCATGAAGATAAACGCTCTCATCGCAAGCCCAAGTTTTAAAGGCTGGACTCAAGGCGTTAGACTTGAAATTTCAAAGATGCTATTTGACGAAAACGGCAAAGCAAAGTGCAATATCTTTACGATCTCACACCTAAATGAGGCTGAGAGGATGTTTTTTGTCACCCTTTTACTAAACGAGATCATCGCGTGGATGCGCGGCACCGAGGGCACAAGCTCACTTAGAGCGATCCTATATATGGACGAAATTTTTGGCTTCTTCCCACCAAATGCAAACCCACCGTCAAAAACGCCTATGCTTACGCTCTTAAAACAAGCTCGTGCATTTGGTTTAGGCTGCGTATTAAGCACGCAAAACCCAGTAGATCTTGACTACAAAGGCCTTAGCAACATCGGTACTTGGTTCATCGGTCGCCTCCAAACAGCGCAGGACAAAGCCCGTGTGATCGACGGCTTAAGCGGCATCGCAGGCTCAAGCTTAGACAAAGCCTCACTTGAAAATCTCATATCAAATTTAGCCAAGAGAAATTTCTTACTCAAAAATATAAACGAGGACGGCTTAAACGTCATCTCCACTCGCTGGGCACTTAGCTATCTAAAAGGTCCGCTCAGCCGTGAGCAAATTTCAAATTTGATGAAAGATAAAAAAGAAAATTTAAGCACTCAAAGCGTGGATAAAAGCGAGATGAAATTTAGCATAAAGCCTATCATTTCAAATGAGATCACACAGCTTTATACTAATTCAAAAACCCTTACACCAAACCTGCTAGCGAGCGCAAAGGTAAGAATTTATGACGCCAAAAAAGATATCGATAGCGTTTATGAAGTAAGCTATCTTTATGAACTAAATGAAAATGATAATGAGCCAAACTGGAGCGAAGCTAGTCAAAATTTACATATCGATGCAAGCTTAGACGAACCAAGTGATGCAAGCTTTGCAGCCGTGCCAAATTTCATTTTAAAAGCTAAAAATTTTGACAATATCCAAAAAGATTTTAAAGAGTATCTGTATAGAAATTTTAAATTTAATACCTTTGAGGCATTGGGAATTTATTCAAAAAACAATGAAACAAAGGAGCAGTTTTATATCAGGCTTCAAGATAAGTGCAATGAAATTTCAGAAGAACAAACAGCAAAACTTACAGCAAAATTTGAAAAAGAGCGAAAAAGCTTACAAGACAAGCTAAACAAGGCTCTAGCAAAGCTTGATAAAGAGCAAAAAGAGATGACCACAACTGGGCTTGATGCTGTCATAAATATAGGCGCTAGCATACTTGGAGCGATATTTGGCAACAAGCTTTTATCTCGTCAAAATGCGGGCAAAATCGCATCAAGCGCAAGAAGCGCAAATAGAGTCTTAAAAGAGCGAAATGACGTCAAGCTTAGCGAGCAAAGCGTAAATGATATAAATTTAGCCATTAGCGAACTTGAGGAGAAATTTGAAAAAGAAAGCAACGAACTAAAGGAAGCAAACGATATAAAAAATATCACTATAAATGAAATACAAATTTCACCAAAGAAAAGCGATATCTATGACGAGAAAGTCGTGTTTTTGTGGAGATGA
- a CDS encoding dihydroneopterin aldolase has translation MKSEMTTIIKDYKFETIIGMLDFERVTKQEVQMNLEIRSTSFIDYVLIIDFVKNFYNERQFQSVEESLEETSKALKEKFGSLTSLKMEILKTEILPNAVVGAKINTIF, from the coding sequence ATGAAAAGTGAAATGACGACGATCATTAAAGATTATAAATTTGAAACGATTATCGGAATGCTTGATTTTGAGCGAGTCACTAAGCAAGAGGTGCAAATGAATCTAGAAATTCGCTCAACTAGTTTTATTGATTATGTTTTAATTATTGACTTTGTTAAAAATTTTTATAATGAAAGACAGTTTCAAAGCGTTGAAGAGTCGCTTGAAGAAACCAGCAAAGCGTTAAAAGAGAAATTTGGCTCACTAACTAGCCTTAAAATGGAAATTTTAAAAACTGAAATTTTACCAAATGCAGTTGTTGGAGCAAAAATAAACACTATTTTTTAA
- a CDS encoding beta-ketoacyl-ACP synthase III, whose product MPKASLISIASYIPEKILTNFDFEKMVETSDEWIVKRTGIEQRHIATNETTSDLGTKAGELAIKRSGLDKSQIDAIICATISPDHLCMPSTACKIAANLGLNYGVTAFDISAACTGFIYLLELANSLIVSGAKKNVLIIGAEKLSSIVDYTDRSTCILFGDGAGAAVISSGNENEIIDIHTASDGKQAELLITPGCGSVFPASEETLKNRLNFIHMSGNEVFKIAVQTLSKSVIEILHANKMQSEDIDFFIPHQANIRIIDAVKNRLNFKDEQCVLTVAKYGNTSSASIPMAINDAYEDGRIKNGSILLLDAFGGGFTWGSAILKFGGKNFSDL is encoded by the coding sequence ATGCCAAAAGCTTCACTGATTTCTATCGCTTCTTATATTCCAGAAAAAATTCTAACAAATTTTGACTTTGAAAAAATGGTTGAAACAAGTGATGAATGGATAGTAAAGCGAACAGGTATCGAGCAAAGGCATATTGCAACTAACGAAACAACAAGTGACCTTGGTACAAAGGCTGGTGAATTAGCCATAAAACGCTCAGGACTTGATAAATCTCAAATAGATGCAATCATCTGTGCCACAATATCTCCAGATCATCTTTGTATGCCTTCTACTGCTTGCAAAATAGCTGCAAATTTGGGTTTAAACTATGGAGTTACAGCATTTGATATAAGTGCGGCTTGTACCGGTTTTATTTATCTTTTAGAACTTGCAAATTCTCTCATTGTTAGCGGTGCCAAAAAGAATGTTTTAATCATTGGGGCCGAAAAATTAAGCTCTATTGTTGACTATACAGATAGAAGCACTTGTATATTATTTGGTGATGGAGCAGGCGCGGCTGTAATTAGTAGTGGCAATGAAAATGAGATCATCGATATTCATACAGCAAGTGACGGCAAACAAGCTGAACTTTTAATAACTCCAGGATGCGGGAGTGTATTTCCAGCCAGTGAGGAAACACTAAAAAATAGACTAAATTTCATCCATATGAGTGGAAATGAAGTTTTTAAAATAGCAGTTCAAACACTTAGCAAAAGCGTAATAGAAATTTTGCATGCAAACAAAATGCAAAGCGAAGATATTGATTTTTTTATACCTCATCAAGCAAATATAAGAATAATAGACGCAGTAAAAAATAGATTAAATTTTAAAGATGAGCAATGTGTCTTGACTGTTGCCAAATATGGCAATACAAGCTCCGCTTCAATTCCGATGGCTATAAATGATGCCTATGAAGACGGCCGCATCAAAAATGGTTCTATTTTACTTCTTGATGCATTTGGTGGCGGCTTTACATGGGGATCAGCGATTCTAAAATTTGGCGGAAAGAATTTTAGTGATTTATGA
- a CDS encoding Ppx/GppA phosphatase family protein yields the protein MAKRTAVIDLGSNSMRMAIFERTSRLAFFILAEYKTKVRLGEGGYGSNNEISESSMEKALKAFSEFSNIIKSYKCNKVLCVGTSALRDAPNANVLISLLRKKLGINLKVIDGKEEATFGAIAAKNLLHNIDECVTIDIGGGSTELARISKGKIIDTLSLDIGTVRLKELFFDKKNLNKLPKFLEQVTKQIDERFKCQNIIAIGGSLRAISSAIMSKNLYPLSSLHGFCYKLSDEQAYIESIANVSVLELNKFPIKKDRYDTIREGAHIFLALAKALNAKNIITSGVGVREGVFLKDFLRPSLKFPQNFNPSIKSLQDRFILSCNKSVTKYTKDIFMVLKKLHGLSDNYLEVLLVAAKLHNVGQEIGFYGDHKNSAYIVLNALNYGFSHEQKALIAVVIGTNGKKNIYEFERYKNLLPKAECIRWLSFILSLAKALDLTCERLNLNFEFSGHTLKIEGAKEFAMAKEEIKKITKPEIFAITFV from the coding sequence ATGGCAAAGAGAACCGCAGTAATCGACCTTGGCTCAAATTCTATGCGAATGGCGATATTTGAGAGAACGTCACGCTTAGCGTTTTTTATACTAGCTGAATATAAAACAAAAGTGCGTCTAGGCGAAGGCGGATATGGTTCAAACAATGAAATATCCGAAAGCTCAATGGAAAAAGCACTAAAGGCTTTTAGCGAATTTTCAAATATCATAAAAAGCTACAAATGCAATAAAGTCTTATGTGTTGGTACTTCAGCGCTTAGGGACGCTCCAAACGCAAATGTTCTAATTTCTCTTTTAAGAAAAAAGCTTGGTATAAATTTAAAAGTCATTGACGGCAAAGAAGAGGCTACTTTTGGTGCGATCGCAGCCAAAAATTTACTCCATAACATCGATGAATGCGTCACTATCGATATCGGTGGCGGATCAACTGAACTCGCCAGAATAAGCAAAGGTAAAATAATAGATACACTCTCACTTGACATTGGCACAGTTAGATTAAAAGAGCTTTTTTTTGATAAAAAAAACTTAAATAAATTGCCAAAATTTCTAGAACAGGTTACAAAACAGATAGATGAGCGATTTAAATGCCAAAATATAATCGCTATTGGTGGCTCTCTTAGAGCGATATCATCTGCCATAATGAGCAAAAATTTATATCCACTCTCATCACTGCATGGCTTTTGCTACAAGCTTAGCGACGAGCAAGCCTACATCGAGAGTATTGCAAATGTTAGCGTGCTTGAGCTAAATAAATTTCCTATTAAAAAAGACAGATACGACACCATTAGAGAGGGTGCACATATCTTTTTGGCCCTCGCCAAAGCTCTAAATGCCAAAAATATTATAACAAGTGGGGTTGGCGTAAGAGAGGGGGTGTTCTTGAAAGATTTTTTACGCCCTAGCCTTAAATTTCCACAAAATTTTAATCCAAGTATCAAAAGTTTGCAAGATCGTTTTATATTATCATGCAATAAATCGGTCACAAAGTATACAAAAGATATATTTATGGTATTAAAAAAGCTTCACGGTCTAAGCGATAACTATCTTGAAGTGCTTTTAGTTGCTGCAAAACTTCACAATGTCGGTCAAGAGATTGGCTTTTATGGCGATCATAAAAACTCAGCCTATATAGTCCTAAATGCCTTAAATTATGGCTTTTCGCACGAACAAAAAGCATTGATTGCAGTAGTAATTGGCACAAACGGAAAAAAAAATATCTATGAATTTGAGCGATATAAAAATTTACTTCCAAAAGCCGAGTGTATAAGATGGCTAAGTTTTATACTCTCACTAGCAAAGGCACTTGATCTAACCTGTGAAAGGCTGAATTTAAACTTCGAATTTAGTGGGCACACGCTGAAAATAGAAGGTGCAAAAGAATTTGCTATGGCAAAAGAAGAGATAAAAAAGATCACAAAGCCTGAAATTTTTGCTATTACGTTTGTATAA
- a CDS encoding sensor histidine kinase, translating to MLIVVISVMLYHYIRVTVFQSVVNELNYQAEAYKKNPQNFNPLNSKTFTIENPNKTLATIKTDEPQDKETYIVTQKSKDQSKTFLITKLDETSYLSLEKDTTLQAHIVEEIFIDIIIVNVSAILLVLFYALFLSRMLLIPIKILSHKLTNLDEKFLHEIDIKSLPDEFLPLGQSINRLISRIQTFVLYQKELFVGVAHELKTPLAVMKTKNEVTLLKPRESEKYIEALKSNNEAINGMNAMISSVLEIGRQEGAQFEEPVNTDVIGFLKKLAKNYEILAKNDEKNIKLDLKPEILNLKIQTSLLTHIVQNFVQNAIKFSPKNSTIKISSKLIKNKFIIEVIDEGIGIDESKDLFAPFKRYGDKGGAGLGLFLAKGAAQALGGEVDIKNRNDRSGAVASLVLNIKG from the coding sequence ATGCTAATTGTAGTTATTTCGGTAATGCTTTATCACTATATAAGGGTTACCGTTTTTCAAAGTGTAGTTAATGAGCTAAACTATCAAGCTGAAGCTTATAAAAAAAATCCTCAGAATTTCAATCCTTTAAATTCAAAAACATTTACGATAGAAAATCCAAACAAAACTCTAGCAACGATAAAAACAGACGAGCCACAAGATAAAGAAACATATATCGTAACGCAAAAATCAAAGGATCAGAGTAAAACTTTTTTAATAACAAAACTCGATGAAACCAGTTATTTAAGCCTAGAAAAAGATACTACACTTCAAGCTCATATAGTAGAAGAAATTTTTATAGATATTATAATCGTAAATGTATCAGCGATACTTTTGGTACTTTTTTATGCACTATTTTTATCAAGAATGCTTTTAATACCTATAAAAATTTTGAGTCACAAACTTACAAATTTAGATGAAAAATTTCTCCATGAGATCGACATAAAAAGTTTACCAGATGAATTTTTACCACTTGGGCAGAGCATAAATAGGCTAATCTCTCGCATCCAAACATTTGTCTTATACCAAAAAGAGCTTTTTGTAGGCGTAGCGCATGAGCTAAAAACACCGCTGGCTGTAATGAAAACAAAAAATGAAGTTACACTTTTAAAGCCACGCGAGAGCGAAAAATATATCGAGGCTCTAAAATCAAATAATGAAGCTATAAACGGTATGAATGCAATGATAAGTTCTGTGCTTGAGATCGGTCGTCAAGAGGGGGCCCAGTTTGAAGAGCCAGTAAATACCGATGTCATAGGATTTTTAAAAAAACTTGCGAAAAACTATGAGATACTTGCAAAAAATGATGAAAAAAATATAAAACTGGACCTAAAACCAGAAATTTTAAATCTAAAAATACAAACTAGCTTGCTAACTCACATTGTGCAAAATTTTGTTCAAAATGCCATTAAATTTTCACCAAAAAATAGCACCATTAAGATTAGCTCCAAGCTTATAAAAAATAAATTTATCATCGAAGTAATAGATGAAGGAATAGGCATAGATGAGAGCAAAGATTTATTTGCTCCATTTAAAAGATATGGCGACAAAGGTGGTGCTGGACTTGGGTTATTTCTAGCTAAAGGTGCGGCACAGGCTCTTGGTGGCGAAGTAGATATTAAAAATAGAAACGATAGAAGCGGTGCAGTCGCAAGCCTAGTTTTAAATATAAAAGGATAA
- the plsX gene encoding phosphate acyltransferase PlsX: protein MIRIAIDAMGGDFGADPIISGVIDALKETEFKAVLVGDSNVIKPLIPQSYLKNIEFLEASEVISMADGATDALKRKDSTIYKAIELLKNKEVDAVVSAGHSGATMSLATLRIGRLKNISRPAIATLMPNSKESVTLVLDVGANVDCRSEHLFQFAIMGEAYAKEILGRKEPKVGLLSNGEEESKGNEVSKEAFKLVSRLDSFVGNAEGNQIFDGSIDVMVCDGFMGNILLKTSEGVADAIGKIIKKQIKKSPLAIAGSVLMRKVFKTLKKQVSYDEYGGAPLLGVNGCVIISHGKSNSKAIKNAIFQAIKFANSNINKVIEEELSHFAR, encoded by the coding sequence ATGATTCGCATTGCTATCGATGCTATGGGTGGTGATTTTGGTGCAGATCCTATAATATCTGGTGTTATTGATGCACTAAAAGAGACAGAATTTAAAGCTGTATTAGTCGGCGATAGCAATGTCATCAAACCACTCATTCCACAGTCTTATTTAAAAAATATCGAATTTTTAGAAGCTAGCGAAGTTATCTCAATGGCAGATGGCGCAACTGATGCGCTTAAAAGAAAAGATAGTACGATCTACAAAGCAATTGAACTCTTAAAAAACAAGGAAGTTGATGCTGTAGTTTCTGCTGGTCATAGTGGTGCAACTATGAGTTTAGCTACTCTAAGAATTGGTAGACTAAAAAATATATCTCGTCCAGCAATTGCAACACTTATGCCAAATTCAAAAGAATCTGTGACTTTGGTTTTAGATGTTGGTGCAAATGTTGATTGCAGAAGTGAGCATTTGTTTCAATTTGCCATAATGGGTGAGGCCTATGCAAAAGAAATTTTAGGTAGGAAAGAGCCAAAAGTTGGTCTTTTATCAAATGGCGAAGAAGAAAGCAAAGGCAATGAAGTTAGCAAAGAAGCCTTTAAATTAGTTTCTAGGCTTGATAGCTTTGTTGGTAATGCAGAAGGCAATCAAATTTTTGATGGTAGTATCGATGTAATGGTTTGTGATGGTTTTATGGGAAATATTCTTTTAAAAACTAGCGAAGGCGTTGCAGATGCTATAGGTAAAATTATCAAAAAACAAATTAAAAAATCACCTCTTGCTATAGCTGGCTCTGTACTCATGAGAAAAGTTTTTAAGACACTTAAAAAACAGGTTAGCTATGACGAATATGGCGGTGCACCACTTCTTGGTGTAAATGGTTGTGTTATCATAAGTCACGGCAAAAGTAATTCAAAAGCTATAAAAAATGCAATTTTTCAAGCAATAAAATTTGCTAATTCAAACATAAATAAAGTTATCGAAGAAGAACTTTCGCACTTTGCAAGGTAA
- a CDS encoding peroxiredoxin, whose protein sequence is MLVTKKAPDFTAAAVLGNNQIVNDFNLYKNIGEKGAVVFFYPMDFTFVCPSEIIAFDKRYDEFKSRGIEVIAVSCDNQFSHFAWKETPVNKGGIGKVRFPIVADMTKSIARGFDVLLEDAGVALRGSFLLDKDGTVRHAVINDLPLGRNIDEMIRMVDTMLFTNEHGEVCPAGWNKGDAGMKPSTEGVADYLSHNEGKL, encoded by the coding sequence ATGTTAGTAACAAAAAAAGCACCTGATTTTACAGCTGCAGCAGTTTTAGGAAACAATCAAATTGTAAATGATTTTAATCTTTATAAAAATATTGGCGAGAAAGGCGCGGTTGTATTTTTCTATCCAATGGATTTTACTTTTGTTTGCCCAAGCGAAATTATCGCATTTGACAAAAGATATGACGAGTTCAAGTCACGTGGTATCGAAGTTATCGCAGTTTCATGCGACAACCAATTTTCACATTTTGCATGGAAAGAGACTCCAGTAAACAAAGGCGGTATTGGTAAAGTTCGCTTCCCTATCGTAGCTGATATGACAAAATCAATCGCTCGCGGATTTGACGTACTTCTAGAAGATGCTGGTGTAGCACTTCGTGGCTCATTCTTACTAGACAAAGATGGCACTGTTCGCCATGCAGTTATAAATGATCTTCCACTTGGCAGAAATATCGATGAGATGATAAGAATGGTTGATACTATGCTATTTACAAATGAGCACGGCGAAGTTTGTCCAGCTGGCTGGAACAAAGGTGATGCTGGCATGAAACCAAGCACTGAAGGTGTTGCTGACTACCTTTCACACAACGAAGGCAAACTATAA
- the rpmF gene encoding 50S ribosomal protein L32 → MAVPKRRVSHSRAAKRRTHYKVTLPVPVKDKDGSWKMPHHINKTTGEY, encoded by the coding sequence ATGGCAGTACCAAAGCGAAGAGTGAGTCATTCTCGTGCAGCAAAACGTAGAACACATTATAAAGTTACACTTCCAGTGCCTGTAAAAGACAAAGATGGTTCTTGGAAAATGCCTCACCACATAAACAAAACTACAGGTGAATATTAA